The Littorina saxatilis isolate snail1 unplaced genomic scaffold, US_GU_Lsax_2.0 scaffold_527, whole genome shotgun sequence genome contains the following window.
AACAATGGTCCCGTTTTGCTTGCTTTGCTTTCCTAAAAATCAGGATTGGTAAAGCAATACATTATCGCTCAAAGGGGTGACAAAACAATGACAACAAAATCTTGATAAATTGTGTCTGATAGCTTTTCCATTATCGTCGACCTACTTTACGCTCAACGTTACCAGTATCAGACTGGGTCTTAATTTGACGTTTCACGCCTTGTAAATCGTGGCAAAACCATCTGTCGACAAATTACAGGCAACAGTAATTGTTTTAAAGCATTCATTCTGGCCTTCGTGGATTATTTAAATCGTCTGGCCTTCTCGTGTCGGAAAATACACAGGCACTgatacaaaatttaaaaaaaaggttatttcgaagcagtcagggtgtccatttttagtatgtgaccaagtcgaAGGACGCTCCGAGGgcaaacaaagtaaaaattttgATTCTGATTACTaggtaaataaaacaaatagggtCGTAATGTCAGTTACTttttaacaaaataattgtattgaagtttttgttttaatttactCAGAcgcatgtggctttttattggccggacgggcgcagtggcgtggtggtaagacgtcggcctcctaatcgggaggtcgtgagttcgaatcccggtcgctgccgcctggtgggttaagagtggagatttttccgatctcccaggtcaacttatgtgcagacctgcgaatgacttaacccccttcgggtgtacacgcaagcacaagaccaagtgcgcacggaaaagatcctgtaatccatgtcagaattcggtgggttatggaaacacgaaaatacccagcatgcctactcaacgaaagcggagtgaagctgactatgctctcagagtatagtttggggaacccaaatgggcaaacgagttcacacgtaaccagaaaattctggaacgctgaagaagaagaagaattggcCGGAAATCGTGCAAGCTGTGTCTCATGGGTGTGGCAGAAGAGTAACTGTCAATGTAAAGTCagcaaaatcgatttttttcccccatttttatttaatttgtttgttttaactcAGAATGGTCAAATAACGTCAATGGTGGAGATGAAAACAAATCTGTGGTGGTTTGcacaggaaggaaggaaggaaggaaggaagaaagaaaggaaggaagaaagaaaggaaggaagtaACGAacgaagggaggaaggaagaaaggaaggaaggaacgaacgaacgaacgaacgaacgaacgaagggagaaaggaaggaaggaaggaaggaacgaaggaacgaacgaacgaaggaacgaacgaacgaatgaatTTATCTTTAAGAAacataatacagtggaacccccttttaagacccccccccccccccccattttaagactccctcctttttaagacctgattatcgcagatttgtggaggtcttaaacagtgggttccactgtatcgaagTATCCGACCTACCTCGATTGGAGGCTGCAGATGTTGACAAAAGTCCACCTCCATCTCTGGCGGCCATTCCACCTTGGCCACCTCCGTCATCACCTCTCCCACCACCACGTGGCGCTGGTAGCGGTCAAAGTCACACACCAGCAGTCGTAGACACAGGCTCGACAGATCCTGAGCGGGAAAAAAAATGCAACTTTGTGAAAAATTCTTGACAAAATTAAACAACTCTATGAAAAGTTCTGGAAAAAACAATACAAatccatggggaaaaaaatccTACTGTCAAAGTCACACATCAGCAGCCACGGACACAGGCTGGACAAATCCTAAGGAACAGTTtttgagaaaagaagaaaaaaaacctccaTGACAAACAACTCCATGAAAATGTATTGACAAAATAATGCAACTCtatgaaaaaaatgttaaaaaaataatgCAGCTGTGTGAAACATTATTGACAAAATAATACAAATTCATGAAAAAGTTCTTGACAAAATTAAACAACTCCATGAAAAGTTCTTGACAAACTAAAACAAATTGATCCatgaaaaaaaattatgaaaaaataAACTCCATAAAAAGttcttgaaaaaaataaaactccgtgaaaagctctctctctctctctctctctctctctctctctctctcgctctctctctctctctctctctctctctctctctctctctctctctctctctctctctctctctctctctctctctctctctctctctctctctctctctctctctctctctctctctctctctctctgtcccccctctctctcacatcaGCTGACCTTGTATTCACAGTCGATGGAGAAAGTTTCATTGAAGCAGGGGTCATCCACACGTCTCTGAATCTTGGTGGTCATCTCCACGTCCAGGTTGTTCAGCAGCTGCTCTTTGCCTGACCGGTTCCGGAACGACCAGAACTGCTTGGGGCTGCGGTACACACGTACCTGAAACAAGGACACGTGCACTACAGTGATGTTTTCGTTTCAGGCGATTCAGCTTAGATTTTATCTcaattctttgttttctttcttttttctttttcccccTCACTTTTACAATATGATAACAGTACAAGTACAATAACAAGACAAAAAGGAGAGGGAAAGAGGGGCTACAAAACGCAACACGATATTCCAATATGGTGTACagataaaacataaaaaatagcATAACTTACAAAGCGAGGTTACATTATTTCAATTCTAACTGCCCGTTAACAGGCAATTCAAACATAATCTACACTCTAAACAGAAGCGctccacttttaaacacacgTTCTGTCACCAGTGTAACCACATCGCCACATGTACAAAGTTCTAACAGCAAAAACAGCACATAAGCCTATGTGTGCTACTTTAGTTACAGCTGTAGAACAACGTTAACGTCCGACTGTGTTCAAAACGGGTGACAGATagtgtgtttaaaagtggaacaTTTCAGTTCAGAAAGTACCTCTATGACCTCTCTTTTAAATTCTGACAGAGCTTTAActaattagaaaaaaaatctgtcaCCATGCACTTTTGGTGTAGATTATTTTTAATCCAAGATTCCAAACGTCACAGGCAATGTACCATCATCAAACTTCTTGTGAAGGTTCATTACCATCAAAGCCTCATAAATCAACACTACTCCAACTCCAAGCACTTTTTGCGTGCATCTGATTAGCTTGCAAAAAAACGTACATGACAGCATGACACCACAAAACGAACAGGACAGCATGACACCACAAAACGAACATGACGGCATGACACCACAAAACGAACAGGACAGCATGACACCACAAAACGAACATGACAGCATGACACCACAACACGAACATGACAGCATGACACCACAACACGAACATGACGGCATGACACCACAACACGAACATGACGGCATGACACCACAAAACGAACAGGACGGCATGACACCACAAAACGAACATGACGGCATGACACCACAAAACGAACAGGACAGCATGACACCACAAAACGAACATGACAGCATGACACCACAAAACGAACATGACAGCATGACACCACAACACGAACATGACAGCATGACACCACAAAACGAACATGACAGCATGACACCACAAAACGACGGTGATTACACACAGTCAGCAGCTTGTCCCCCATTTAACTTGAACCATTTACTGGGTGAAATATTCTTTCGGGGGCATGTTTCTGTTTTGAAATACTAATTTTAAGTCTTGTTTTATGTACCTGCACCTGTGTTCAGTTTCTATCCCATTCCAAAGGCTACTCATCAAAAGCTGCAACTGCTAAAACTGACAGCACAATTTAAGTCCCAATTCATCTTCAGCGAAGCAAAACGATCCCCTTCCATCCTTTTTTTTATCTGCATAAACCATTCGAAGTTATTTCATTTCATTCTTTAATGTGCTCTGAAGCGGAGATGAATTGCGTAAACGCAGATTGCACTCAGCAGGCGTAGGACGTATCCTGTCTATGCACTATTAGGTGCTTGGGGGTTACACAGTGAAAACGAAATGTGCAAAGTTTTAATTCTGTAACTGCGAACGTTCTCCGTTTAAATAAATTGAAAAGCTCTGCGGGTAGCCTGGCTCGAAACTCTCGATCCTGGGCGTGAGAAATGTTTgcactcccaaatagcactccCAAAGCgctttcgtttttgttttgtgtggggtgttttttttatgcactgACACAGAAcatacattcttgtgtgtaCTAGATTATTTCTCTACATGTTTACATTTGAACGAATGTGAAATTTACTCCTCTGTGGAGGACATACGGATGAGCGGATGGTAcgttttgtctctctgtgtctctctgtcactctctgtctctttctgttccTGTATGTTTACATTTGAACGAGTGTGACATTTACTCCTCTCTCCATTGCGTCCTTTTTTTGtggatcataatttttatttgtatctctccccctctctccccctctctctccccctctctctccccctctctccccctctctctccctccccgtCTCTGTTTTAATTCTtcatccaccccccacccacatGCCAAGAAGCAGGAAAATTCTGAACAAACACCACTCAGTTACTCGTCTGCCTCTCACCTTAATATAAGGGGCCACCACTCCGTCAGGTTCTGACATCCGGAAGCCGGTCAGCTGTTTGACCTTGAtgtgcagtttgttgtcgttgcTGTCGAAGGTCAAGGAGTAGGTCAAGGTCGAGTTCTGATGGGGGAAAACGTAGGTGGTGGAGTTAGACCCGCTGCTGTCGCTGGATTTGACGGAGGCTGACCGCTTGGAGTGCTTGCTCTGATGGACaaatggataaaaaaaaatcattttgtgTTACCTTGTGACTTGCTGTCACCCTTTCAGTCCCTCCTTTCAGGTTTTTGTGATAGAATCAACGCACCTCTTTAGttaaaaggaaagaagaaaaactTATTACAGACATCGAAAAAGACACCCTCCTACCCCctaaccaccacccccccccctcccattcaTTTGAACATCCGCCaaggttctctctctctctctctctctctctctctctctctctctctctctctctctctctctctctctctcgcctctatctctctctctctctctctctctctcttactaaagcacactaccctcacagagttagactacatacatttagggatcttacctctaaagtcaagactgctttttaacaaaggaatctttatgcataaaattatatccgaaactttaccccaaaccatttgttcaaagttctctttgaagaattcacaccaccttatgaaatttaacactcctcttcctaggatagacttatttaagtctagtctagtttattcaggtggccgtctctggaacgctcttccgaatgccttacgggaagctaccagcacagattctttcaaaaacaaatatatatcccatttaatgaaaatagtatattcttgattgttatgtcctttgagacacagtcactcacttttgatttattgttttgtttatgaaattatgatgttctgcataatatccattgtcttgcagagttgatgtactattgcatagtattcttactctaattgacttgcaaatttttgctttgcaccttgtcatgaacatgtataaactacaatgtttcatataatgcacgtatgtacataaacttatcctgttttactaattatgtaagtattgtagtagtagtagtaatagtagtttttatagtagatttagtccctctttagggcgagggccagatgcaaaaaagtataccaatgcttattctgttaccctcgtaaaataaagaattgtcattgtcattgtcattgtcattgtcattgtctctctctccctccctcccactctctctctctctctctctctctctcgcgcgcgctctctctctctctctctctctctctctctctctctctctctctctctctctctctctctctctctctctctctctcgctctctctgctgCCCATCTTAGATCTGACCAGGCCATCAAATCCATGAGATAATACCACTcctcaacttggtcacataccaaacatccacACCCAGAATGCTTGCTGTGAtgagtttgataaaaaaaaattatgaatcaATACATTttcttaaccttcgccggcactcgttatcgactacacacggacgcattcgtggggccgtgcggacccatgcttctcaaagaaggaaaaatgtgcatatccttccgtggcactcgtggggccgtgcagacccatgcttctcaaagaaagaaaaatatgcatatccttccgtggcactcgtgggtccgtgcggacacagaagggtgtttgatgcaaatatctcttaaacgagttggaattttttaatgagcttttagaaatgcctcagacacctaaaaagctatcatctcctaaaagctcattaaatttcagtgataattaattaattaattaatggtcaaatttagactacacacggtatttggtaaaatattatgggtctgcatggccccacgagtgccacggaagggtttgcacaattgtccttctttgagaagtatgggtccgcatggacccacgagtgcctcggaagggtatacacgcttttccttctttgagaagtatgggtccgcacgtccccacgaatgcttccgtgtgtagtctaaatttgaccattaattaattaattaattatcactgaaatttaatgagcttttaggagatgaaagctttgtaggtgtctgaggcatttctaaaagctcattaaaaaattccaactcgtttaagagatatttgagacaatgacaaaaggtgacgttttcatgtcagtatgtcccaaatgacatcaccagtacatttttcattctatctaatctgttttcgttctattttttctaataacatgcgttaacaattgattgccaactggaatggaagagcacaaaaagtgtaacttgatactgtatgtagtttctctagagggaaaaacatcttccactttcatgtcagtgtgtcccatgcaacatacatttgccaaacagctatgtgtaagtagattatttgttagtggtatagaaaatactgatcaacaatcaaagtcagttttcacattcattttctacctatttcttatttgtttattcttttggcaatggtgaaatgtcagcaatcgtgtgtcattcgggacagtagacatgacacctgaccttttgtcactgtctcatttgcaatcaaacacccttctgggtccgcacggacccacgagtgcctcggaagggtatacacgcttttccttctttgagaagtatgggtccgcacgtccccacgaatgcttccgtgtgtagtctaaatttgaccattaattaattaattaattatcactgaaatttaatgagcttttaggagatgatagcttgttaggtgtctgaggcatttctaaaagctcattaaaaaattccaactcgtttaaaagatatttgcaatcaaacacccttctgggtccgcacggacccacgagtgccggcgaaggttaaaaagCCATTAGTGGCCACACTCAGCCTtctcatttttggtatgtgactaagttgtcggatggtcttatccctggccagatctgagaaaGAGTGCGCCTTTAACCCAAAAATTAAACTGATTCTTTCAAAGCACACGATAAATCCCTTCTAACCCATCCGTTCCCATGACAATGCAAAAGATCATAACACGCGACTTCCTGACCCCGCATCCAAGGTGACAGAAAATACCGATAACCATAACACATGAAACGGCGTCACACTTGTCATCTAAAGTAACAAGACAGAAGAGAGTGCGCAAGACAAAGAATAGTCTATGTGCGATTGGATCTGGCAAGAAAAGTCGATATTATGCGATACCCATGAAACACACCACCCTGTCATACTTGTCATCTTAAGTAAGAAAACGAAAGAGAGCTCGAAAAACAAAGAAGAATCTATTCTGCCATCGCATCTGAAGGAAACAAAAACACGATACCCATAAAACACGAAACGTCGTCAAACGTGTCATCTAAGGACAaacaagtcgcatgaagcgatataaaaacatttagtcaatgatttaaaaacatgtagtcaatctgtctgaaactaaaagatcaacataaAACAACAGCCAATACCGAGACTATATGTACTGAGGGCGGCTTTGCTAGCCTAAATCTGAAAACTGAGACGGGCCCAGCTCTTCTCCGCGAAGCATGAGAAAGTTGTGCCTAACTAACCTTATTCTTTTAATTGTGAGTAAGTTTTTAGAGTAAACTtggcatatctatatatttttgtattcaggaaatgatacaaataagatgaaacAATTTTGGAATCGATGACTAAAACTAAAATTTGTATTcgaattttgagatttttaatgaccaaactcattaatgaatgtttaagcttccaagctgaaatgtaatcccATCGAAGGTTGCCTgttcaaaatgtcaatcaatttgatcaagaaatgagggcgtgacagtgccgcctcaattttcactaaaagccggatacaacgtaatcaaagacatttatcgaataAAGGAAAACATTGTGTGGGGATATCATCAGGCAGAatttgtatgtaaagtttcaagaagatcggtccagtagttttctcagaatcgctctgcacagacacacacacacccgcacacacacacaccaccaccaaagtctcgattcccagtcgatgttataacatttagtcaaaactcgaCAAAATGCAAAAATAAAAGAGAGCTTGAAAACCAAAGAAGAATCTATATCTAGCATCGAATCTGACGAGAAAAAACGTTACTCATGTAACCATGACAACGACCCCTCACCCTTTTCAGCTCAATCCGCTCGGAGAAACCAGCATCGGACATGCCATCTGACGTTTCGGATTCCCTGATAGCTCCGAGGTTCGGCCAGTAGCCCTGTTTACCGTGATCAGGGTGTAAAGGTTGTTTGACGGCGTGTAATTCCACGTCAGGTCCGTAATCTATAGCCCCGTACACCGGGGGCGGCTTGCCTGTGTGgacaaaaacaatgaaaaacaaatacaatcacatcccccgaaagcggcatatggctgcctgaatggcgaggcaaagacggtcatacacgtaaaaccccactcgtgcaaaacatgagtttgtttgtttgcttgtttgtttgtttgtttgtctgtttgtttgtttgcttgcttaacgcccagccgaccacgaagagccatatcagggcggtgctgctttgacatttaacgtgcgccacacacaagacagaagtcgcagcacaggcttcatgtctcacccagtcacattattctgacaccggaccaaccagtcctagcactaaccccataatgccagacgccaggcggagcagccactagattgccaatttgaaagtcttaggtatgacccggccggggttcgaacccacgacctcccgatcacggagcggacgccttaccactaggccaactgtgccggtgcaaaacatgagtgaacgtaggagtttcagatcatgaacgaagaagaagaagaagaagaagaagaaatgcaaTCACACAGAAATGAATTTAACAAATGTATCAAGAATACaaagcaaagaaaaacaatCGAAATAAGATAAGATCAATCGCTGTTTTGGGGGGTTTAAACATAAACGTGCGTGCGGGCTTTTATCATCCAGCCCTAAGGAGatcaaaagactgatttaaccAATAATACTGCTGTTTAAGACGGAATCAACCAATGATACTGCTGCTATGTTCCCGCATAACTCTAAATCATTGTAGTATTCTGTAAAAAGCCGCCCTCTTTATCCGTTCTTTTTGTATTTCAAAAATCATGCGCTCATCTCATGGATGCCGTTTGGCGTCGTTCCAGTCGGCAAacataagataaaataagaaaaCTTTCATGTCCATTTTCtttttacataaacatggacatttttcttttggcaccacGTCGCATTTCtaataagacaaacacacgatcatcaAGCACAATCGAACATAAGTACACTACTAAGATCAAATTAGCACAAACGTCGAAACTTCTTTCATCATATCGACAGATCAGCTACCCAACTTGTATTTACGTTGAGGAAAAGATAACGCCATGGACTCATCTTAACCTTTCAACAAAATGTCGAAACATTTATTTCGGAAAATTCACTAAAGAAAATAAATTCTAGCGACGGCTCTggatttgttgttgatttttgagtgatggattaattaattaattaattattaatCTCGTATTTGCAGACTTGTTTGAGCTATGCTTTAGATCGTGTCGGTCTATGACGTCATGGTCATGTATTTTATCATCAAAGCTGAATTGCAAAACATTTTGCTCACACATATTCAGGGATGATGATACAATCAAAATTACTTTGATGCATAAGCATAAGCACTATGTCAGCTGTCTGAAAAAAATTGTTCATTATGTTCAGAGATAAACAAGCATTTAAGCATCCACACCATTCTTTCGTATCGTTTGTTGCATCTGCTGCTGTCTAGTACTAAATTTGGATTGTACTTTGTGTTCATTTCTCTAACTGTATGTATCAGtccgccatttgctttcttatTTTGGGATTTAAAATGtgtttgaagacaccaccacaagctgtagttgttgttttcatatttACAAATGTATGTAGATTTCATGTGTAagtaaatgaaaataaaaccttGTTTCAACCATCTGGTACAGATGAACAAGAGTGTGCAGATGCAACCAACGATACGAAATAATGGCGTATGTACATAAATGCATGTGTATCTCTGAATAGAATGAACAAGTGTATAGACAGCTGACGTAATACTTATTCTTTTACATCAAAATAATTACCGCAGTATTGTGGTATTCCCGCAGTAACAAACATCAGAAATATAGGGAAAATATATAACTATTCGAACGTGACAACGACGGGTTGTAATACTCATTCCGGTCTTCTAATTAAAAGTCGTGGACAAAGGTACTGTAAAAGAACTCAAGAAAGCTCATATCTCGTCTTTTACTACCGCAATTCCAAGCTACACACCAAATTTCAGCTCAATCGGCCcagaaagacatacatacatacagacagacaggcagacctaTACAGGCCCGCTTATatatgcggggggggggggggggaactgaTAGTTAGCAAACCAAAGCACAGCAGAGTGACGTCCCATGCAGCATATATGGTGTGACGTCATCGATTCTTTGAAAATAcgtaataaataaataaataccttGAAACTATCTTTGAACGTTTGTTCGCTCCATGTTATCATCTTTACAGACCGAAAAAGGCTCAATCACAAGCATTACTTATAAACAacggacaaacaggcagacatgcATGCCAGTTAAAATAAAGCTGCAGAATAACAACTAATGaaataaaatataatgaaaTGAAGTTAAACTAAAATCAAATAAACACAAAGTAAACGAACAAAACCGTTTATAAAAATGAAATGATGACGTAACAAAACAGAATGACGTCACAGATTACTGACGCATATCGGAGTCTTCACTGCAGGGACAGAACTGGTTGAGCCAGCAGTGCGGACTGACGATGCAGACGACACAGAAGAGAATGATGAAAAGGAGCAACGCGGCCCCCGCCACGATGGCCAGCTTGTCCCATATGTCAAGAATCAGCTCGTCCGACATTTTCACAGCTGGGCAGACATTTCTGCAACACAGAGAAGATTCTACAATGAAATGAACATGCATAGAAAAGACGATGTTTTgaaataactgtcaggtttgtatgagTTGTAGTATCTCACTCACTGTACCTCAGCGTCCGAATAGAAGAATTCCGGACATAACTCTCTCGGGCTTGTGTGAGTTGTGAAAAGAGTTGTTTCTCATGAGACATTGCGGCaagctttcccacgtgacagtGTAGGCCAATCGTTAGAAAGGGTCGTGTCTCCCCACGTGGTCCCAGCCAACGTGTGGAGACACGACCCTTTCTAATGATTGGGCCTATactgtcacgtgggaaagcttgcctcaatgtTTCCGAGAGAAGTTtcaacaactctttcacaactcgtACAAGCCCGACAGAGTTATGTCCGGAATCCGTCGACCTGGACGCTGCAGTAGAGTGCGTGAGATGTTACTTTAGcttatggcattccgtttgtcaaataattatttggatactttttcatgtttttttcaccagttttagctaaataatcattatttagaagctcatgtgctaaataagtaattgtttataaacaatgtaaaaaaattctaaataattttttgtttacgtaaaccattcattgtttacctaaacaattcattgtttacgtaaataattcattgtttacgtaaataattcattgtttacgtaaataatgtattgtttacacaaataatcacttatttcacaaaataatattttttgggtggataaagtgagcagttgctaaataaatcattgtttacctatataatgcattatttagcagattcgctaaataatgaaaactgctttccctaaacaattcattgtttagggaaagcagttttcattatttaggggaatgaagaattgacttctaagcttcattttttttctttgtgtatatactataattcaatacaaggtatctccaaacattatttatcagaaaatgttcgtaaatttgtttattttacaagctgaaattgccctacgaaaagaactgaatgcgaaaacaaacaaaaggtcaaggtcatgaccgggagtgtttagtgtttgcattctctcccttgaagttgttgaaaaaaagttttccgtcctaagttttctgttctgtctcaacaaaaactttctctttccatttctcttactgcatgattaaactttttttgtatatatatgtaagttacacaacacaacacaacttggTATATACGAAACTGGGTAATGTGTTGAAACCCCAACAACCAGTATCCACTGCCAGTATCAAAACCCACTGCCAGTATCAAAAGTTTCTGCTACAGCAACCGCAGCAGGACCAGGTCCGCCAGACA
Protein-coding sequences here:
- the LOC138954825 gene encoding synaptotagmin-5-like translates to MSDELILDIWDKLAIVAGAALLLFIILFCVVCIVSPHCWLNQFCPCSEDSDMRKPPPVYGAIDYGPDVELHAVKQPLHPDHGKQGYWPNLGAIRESETSDGMSDAGFSERIELKRSKHSKRSASVKSSDSSGSNSTTYVFPHQNSTLTYSLTFDSNDNKLHIKVKQLTGFRMSEPDGVVAPYIKVRVYRSPKQFWSFRNRSGKEQLLNNLDVEMTTKIQRRVDDPCFNETFSIDCEYKDLSSLCLRLLVCDFDRYQRHVVVGEVMTEVAKVEWPPEMEVDFCQHLQPPIEEDLGQLHIGLMYLPTSEKLNLFVLAAEGLKVVDTHKHVPAECYVKITLMHDGRPMKKTKTSSQSNEISPCFNESFTFDVPVHQLEKVYFTLSVLHHDKEGKRHLVGRSYIGLNFDPEAREQYEEMVQSPRKQITCWHRLQS